One window of the Cloacibacillus sp. genome contains the following:
- the grdD gene encoding glycine/sarcosine/betaine reductase complex component C subunit alpha, whose translation MADNDVKALIGQILGEIIEEAKEGGGKKTKVGLMAYGSELGQAELCRGARLAMQNDPAIKVFCIGPKLEGYEDLSWIETAADEHEISAAMEKALNDGTIEGAVALHYPFPVGVTTIGKVFTPGKGKPCFVASSTGTSSSVRTEAMLRNALYGIAVAKADGVPNPTVGVLNLDGAQTVLRALQKLKDNGYEINFADSIRKDGGAIFRGNDILAGAGDVCVTDTLTGNVLMKLFGAWTTGGNYEAMGWGYGPSAGEGWKKVISIISRASGAPVIANALSLNAHAAKNHLPGLVAKELAAAKAAGLDELIEAMLPKQAAAEEEVKAPATEPTDEEIHGVDVLEIENAVKALWKNGIYAESSMGCTGPVIKFAKHNEEKVKEVLQKENYL comes from the coding sequence ATGGCAGACAACGACGTTAAGGCCCTTATCGGGCAGATACTTGGCGAAATAATAGAAGAGGCCAAAGAGGGCGGCGGCAAAAAAACCAAAGTCGGCCTCATGGCCTACGGCAGCGAGCTCGGCCAGGCGGAACTTTGCCGCGGCGCGCGCCTCGCAATGCAGAACGACCCGGCGATAAAGGTCTTCTGCATCGGTCCCAAGCTTGAAGGCTACGAAGACCTGAGCTGGATCGAAACGGCAGCCGACGAGCACGAGATCTCGGCGGCAATGGAAAAAGCCTTAAACGACGGAACGATAGAAGGCGCGGTAGCCCTCCACTACCCCTTCCCCGTCGGTGTAACCACTATAGGAAAAGTCTTCACTCCGGGCAAGGGGAAACCGTGCTTCGTAGCCTCCTCTACGGGCACATCCTCCTCCGTGAGGACAGAGGCCATGCTCCGCAACGCGCTCTACGGCATAGCGGTGGCGAAGGCCGACGGCGTGCCGAACCCAACGGTCGGCGTGCTGAACCTTGACGGAGCCCAGACCGTTCTCCGCGCGCTTCAGAAGCTCAAAGACAACGGATATGAGATCAACTTCGCCGACAGCATCAGAAAAGACGGCGGCGCCATCTTCCGCGGCAACGACATCCTCGCGGGCGCGGGCGACGTCTGCGTCACCGACACGCTCACCGGAAACGTCCTAATGAAGCTCTTCGGAGCCTGGACCACCGGCGGCAACTACGAGGCGATGGGCTGGGGCTACGGCCCCTCCGCCGGCGAAGGCTGGAAAAAGGTCATCTCCATCATCTCACGCGCCTCCGGCGCGCCGGTCATCGCAAACGCGCTCTCCCTCAACGCACACGCCGCGAAGAACCACCTTCCCGGCTTAGTAGCGAAGGAACTTGCGGCGGCGAAGGCGGCAGGCCTTGACGAACTGATCGAAGCGATGCTGCCAAAACAGGCCGCAGCCGAGGAAGAGGTCAAAGCGCCCGCCACCGAGCCGACCGACGAAGAGATCCACGGCGTCGACGTGCTTGAGATAGAAAACGCGGTCAAAGCTCTCTGGAAGAACGGCATCTACGCCGAGTCCTCAATGGGCTGCACCGGCCCCGTCATCAAGTTCGCAAAGCACAACGAAGAAAAGGTCAAGGAAGTCCTCCAGAAGGAAAACTACCTGTAA
- a CDS encoding sensor domain-containing diguanylate cyclase, producing MIIEKRLSKADTKYVAVCTAVLFAIFSLMYLAVMLWSGFSELRTQRGEVMKAEELMTEAERFIIDTRIGRLAADLAYIHDTVALEGLAPEKYDRIARQWKAFIDREEIYDQIRFIDAAGNEVIRVNDHPNGARQIKAPKLQNKADRYYFKDSIGLAEGQIYLSKLDLNIEHKYIESPIKPMIRLACPYFEKNGKLRGIVCLNYLAEDMLKRVRGVGAAGHGNIFLLNAEGYWLYNESDRSTEWAFMYPERAAVSFAALFPAVWSQIVRGREGNIIAPEGIFTYKKVAAARDGAWTVVSYLPSSGQRSEPFSWSDGKVVLWLIKQNIPVFFIILALAFVLAILISNERTKSELVKRYSEYDEMTGMLNRRAGLERLSALCQKSAELGRTVTICFIDVNGLKEVNDTFGHEAGDVLILSVVKAIGSVVRKNDFLVRLGGDEFLIVLDGADAAAAEKAWGRVAWELDRLNAGKELGYSLSASHGIAEISPGEEIEAAMHLADLRMYEEKRELKRKIKNLKNDAKQKE from the coding sequence ATGATTATAGAAAAACGACTGTCAAAGGCCGATACTAAATATGTCGCCGTCTGTACCGCCGTACTCTTTGCCATTTTTTCTCTCATGTATCTGGCCGTTATGCTCTGGAGCGGCTTCAGCGAGCTGCGCACGCAGCGCGGCGAGGTGATGAAGGCCGAGGAGCTGATGACGGAGGCGGAACGCTTTATCATCGACACAAGGATAGGGCGTCTCGCCGCCGACCTTGCCTACATCCACGACACGGTGGCGCTTGAAGGGCTTGCGCCCGAAAAGTATGACAGGATAGCGCGCCAGTGGAAGGCCTTCATCGACAGAGAGGAGATCTACGATCAGATACGTTTCATAGACGCCGCCGGAAACGAAGTGATACGAGTAAACGACCATCCGAACGGGGCGCGGCAGATAAAGGCCCCTAAGCTTCAAAACAAAGCTGACCGCTATTATTTTAAAGATTCCATAGGCCTTGCCGAGGGCCAGATATATCTTTCAAAGCTTGACCTGAACATCGAACACAAATACATCGAATCTCCAATCAAGCCGATGATACGGCTTGCCTGTCCGTATTTTGAGAAAAACGGGAAACTGCGCGGCATAGTCTGTCTTAATTATCTTGCCGAAGACATGCTGAAAAGGGTGCGCGGCGTAGGAGCTGCGGGGCACGGAAATATATTTCTGCTGAACGCTGAGGGCTACTGGCTCTACAACGAATCAGACCGCAGCACCGAATGGGCCTTCATGTACCCAGAGCGGGCGGCGGTCTCTTTTGCGGCGCTCTTTCCCGCAGTATGGAGCCAGATAGTACGCGGCCGAGAGGGGAACATCATTGCACCGGAGGGCATCTTCACCTATAAAAAGGTGGCGGCCGCGCGCGACGGGGCATGGACCGTAGTCTCGTATCTCCCGTCAAGCGGCCAGCGTTCGGAGCCTTTTTCATGGAGCGACGGCAAGGTCGTGCTGTGGCTCATAAAACAGAATATCCCCGTCTTCTTCATAATTCTTGCGCTGGCTTTTGTGCTAGCCATCCTCATCTCAAACGAACGCACCAAAAGTGAACTTGTCAAACGCTATTCGGAATACGACGAAATGACGGGGATGCTGAACCGCAGGGCGGGGCTCGAGCGGCTCTCGGCGCTTTGCCAAAAGAGCGCCGAACTTGGGCGCACCGTTACGATATGCTTCATAGACGTCAACGGACTGAAGGAGGTCAACGACACCTTCGGACATGAGGCGGGGGACGTTCTGATACTTTCGGTCGTGAAGGCGATAGGTTCCGTCGTGCGTAAAAACGATTTTCTCGTGCGGCTCGGGGGCGACGAATTTCTTATAGTGCTTGACGGAGCGGACGCCGCCGCGGCGGAAAAGGCCTGGGGCCGCGTCGCGTGGGAACTCGACAGATTAAACGCCGGCAAAGAGCTGGGGTATTCTCTGAGCGCAAGCCACGGCATCGCAGAGATTTCGCCGGGCGAAGAAATAGAGGCGGCGATGCACTTGGCAGACCTCAGAATGTACGAGGAAAAGCGCGAGCTTAAAAGAAAAATCAAAAATTTAAAAAATGACGCAAAGCAAAAAGAATAG
- a CDS encoding BMC domain-containing protein has translation MRELDGKERIIQEFVPGKQVTLAHVIARPVPELYGKLGLFDNGGSIGIFTITPSEGAMIAADIASKAANVQIGYVDRFNGSLLITGEVAAVEAAMRDVMSVLCDVMGFTPAQMTRT, from the coding sequence ATGAGAGAACTTGACGGCAAAGAGCGAATAATACAGGAGTTCGTACCTGGGAAACAGGTCACGCTTGCGCATGTCATCGCGCGCCCAGTGCCCGAGCTCTACGGCAAGCTCGGCCTCTTTGACAACGGAGGCTCCATCGGCATATTCACGATAACGCCGAGCGAGGGCGCGATGATAGCGGCGGACATAGCCTCAAAGGCGGCAAACGTCCAGATAGGATACGTCGACCGCTTCAACGGCTCGCTGCTGATAACAGGCGAGGTGGCGGCGGTAGAGGCCGCGATGCGCGACGTCATGTCGGTGCTGTGCGACGTCATGGGTTTTACGCCGGCCCAGATGACGAGGACATAA
- the eutA gene encoding ethanolamine ammonia-lyase reactivating factor EutA, with protein sequence MGGEIITSVGIDVGTSTTQLIFSKIIIENRASSYTAPRIAIVGKEVFYRSPIYFTPLLSPTEIDAEGVKKIVTDEYRSANMAPALVNTGAIIITGETARKKNANQLLSALSDMCGEFVVATAGPDLESVLSARGAGTDKISEERRAVVANIDVGGGTSNIAVYEKGNLRGVTCLDIGGRLVKVDNGRISYVYPKIEKLAHDFGLEVSAGASADVATLTKLCKIMAGLLAEGVGLLPASDACKALYTNAGRGLPAGLPKLSGLTFSGGVADFIYNVSQADPFRYGDIGVILGYQIKNHPAFAGINFYTPYETIRATVVGAGTCTTEISGSTISYAAGQLPIKNIPVLRVAEPDEATAAGVEKSLAFQMPIYAPNGHQERIAISLTGEKFRSFDSIQQLADALISGAAPIIEGPYPLIVVVECDVGKALGHSLNVKLEHKKPVICIDGIHAGNGDYIDIGEPVYGGHVLPVVIKTLIFNS encoded by the coding sequence ATGGGAGGAGAGATCATAACAAGCGTCGGCATCGACGTCGGCACATCCACTACGCAGCTCATCTTCAGCAAAATAATAATAGAAAACCGCGCCAGCAGCTACACTGCGCCGCGTATCGCCATCGTCGGCAAAGAGGTCTTCTACAGAAGCCCCATTTACTTCACGCCGCTTCTTTCTCCGACCGAGATAGACGCGGAGGGCGTAAAAAAGATAGTGACCGACGAATACCGCAGCGCGAACATGGCGCCAGCGCTGGTAAACACGGGCGCAATAATAATCACGGGAGAAACGGCGCGCAAAAAGAACGCAAATCAACTGCTCTCGGCGCTCTCGGATATGTGCGGAGAGTTTGTCGTGGCGACTGCCGGCCCCGACCTTGAATCGGTGCTTTCGGCGCGCGGCGCGGGAACGGACAAAATATCGGAAGAGCGGCGCGCCGTAGTGGCAAACATCGACGTGGGCGGCGGCACGAGCAACATAGCGGTCTATGAAAAGGGAAACCTGCGCGGCGTCACCTGCCTCGACATCGGGGGCAGGCTCGTAAAGGTGGACAACGGCCGCATAAGCTACGTCTATCCAAAAATAGAAAAGCTGGCGCACGATTTCGGCCTTGAGGTGAGCGCCGGAGCGAGCGCCGACGTTGCGACGCTTACGAAGCTCTGCAAAATAATGGCTGGGCTGCTTGCCGAAGGCGTGGGGCTTCTTCCCGCCTCCGACGCCTGCAAAGCGCTCTATACGAACGCGGGGCGCGGACTTCCCGCAGGGCTGCCGAAGCTATCGGGCCTCACCTTCTCCGGAGGCGTTGCGGACTTCATCTACAACGTATCGCAGGCCGATCCGTTCAGATACGGCGACATCGGCGTCATTCTGGGCTATCAGATAAAAAATCATCCAGCCTTTGCTGGGATCAATTTTTACACCCCCTATGAGACTATTCGCGCGACGGTGGTGGGAGCGGGCACCTGTACTACGGAGATAAGCGGCAGCACCATCTCTTACGCCGCGGGGCAGCTCCCGATAAAAAACATACCGGTGCTGCGCGTGGCGGAGCCGGACGAGGCGACGGCGGCGGGCGTCGAAAAATCTCTTGCCTTTCAGATGCCCATATACGCGCCGAACGGCCATCAGGAGCGCATAGCAATCTCGCTCACCGGTGAAAAATTTCGCTCCTTCGATTCGATACAGCAGCTGGCCGACGCTCTCATAAGCGGCGCCGCCCCGATCATCGAAGGGCCCTATCCGCTAATAGTGGTCGTCGAGTGCGACGTAGGCAAAGCGCTGGGCCATTCGCTCAACGTAAAGCTCGAGCATAAAAAGCCCGTCATTTGCATAGACGGGATACACGCGGGAAACGGAGACTACATCGACATAGGAGAACCGGTATATGGCGGCCATGTGCTGCCGGTAGTCATCAAGACGCTCATTTTCAACTCGTAA
- a CDS encoding ethanolamine ammonia-lyase subunit EutB, with amino-acid sequence MKLKTQLFGHTYEFKSVRELMAKANEEKSGDKLAGVAAESAEERVAAKAVLAQVTLAELRNSPAVPYEQDEVTRIIQDDVNEQIYNEHKNQTVGEFREWLLEEETTTEMIRRASRGLTAEMIAAVCKLMSNLDLIYCAKKIPVTAHCNTTIGLPGTFSSRLQPNNTVDDPKGIAASLMEGFSLGCGDAVLGLNPVDDSVESVARILKMFDEFKNKWQVPTQICVLAHVTTQTEAVRKFNAPIDLMFQSVAGSQKGNEAFGLTAAMLDEGYEMMLHHGTSTGPNVMYFETGQGSALSSNAHNGWDQLTMEARCYGFAKRYHPFLVNTVVGFIGPEYLYDSKQVTRAGLEDHFMGKLTGIPMGCDACYTNHMKADQNDIENLATLLVAAGCNYIMGVPQGDDCMLMYQCTGYHEAQTLREIFGLRPIKPFEEWMQKMGFLNDKGFLTPLAGDASVFLDK; translated from the coding sequence ATGAAGCTCAAGACACAACTTTTCGGCCACACTTACGAATTTAAGTCTGTAAGGGAACTGATGGCCAAGGCGAACGAAGAAAAATCGGGCGACAAACTTGCGGGCGTCGCGGCTGAGAGCGCGGAGGAACGCGTCGCCGCAAAAGCGGTGCTTGCTCAAGTGACGCTTGCGGAGCTGCGCAACAGCCCCGCCGTCCCCTACGAACAGGACGAAGTGACGCGCATCATTCAGGACGACGTTAACGAGCAGATCTACAACGAACACAAGAACCAGACTGTGGGCGAGTTCCGCGAATGGCTGCTTGAAGAGGAGACGACGACGGAGATGATCCGCCGCGCGTCGCGCGGGCTGACGGCGGAGATGATAGCCGCGGTCTGCAAGCTGATGAGCAATCTGGACCTCATCTACTGCGCGAAGAAGATACCTGTTACGGCGCACTGCAACACGACGATAGGGCTTCCCGGCACATTCTCGTCGCGCTTGCAGCCCAACAACACGGTCGACGACCCGAAGGGCATAGCGGCCTCCCTGATGGAGGGATTCAGCCTCGGCTGCGGAGACGCGGTGCTCGGACTGAACCCCGTCGACGACAGCGTTGAATCAGTGGCGCGCATCCTCAAGATGTTCGACGAATTTAAAAACAAGTGGCAGGTGCCGACGCAGATATGCGTCCTCGCGCACGTTACGACGCAGACGGAGGCCGTGCGCAAATTCAACGCGCCCATCGACCTCATGTTCCAATCTGTGGCCGGCTCCCAGAAAGGCAACGAGGCCTTCGGACTGACAGCCGCGATGCTCGACGAGGGATACGAAATGATGCTGCATCACGGCACCTCGACCGGCCCGAACGTCATGTACTTCGAGACGGGACAGGGCTCTGCTCTTTCCTCAAACGCGCACAACGGCTGGGACCAGCTCACGATGGAGGCCCGCTGCTACGGCTTTGCCAAGAGGTATCATCCGTTCCTCGTGAACACCGTCGTCGGCTTCATCGGCCCCGAGTATCTTTACGACTCAAAGCAGGTGACGCGCGCGGGACTCGAAGACCACTTCATGGGCAAGCTCACCGGAATACCGATGGGCTGCGACGCCTGCTACACGAACCACATGAAGGCGGACCAGAACGACATTGAAAACCTGGCCACGCTGCTTGTCGCCGCGGGATGCAATTACATCATGGGCGTGCCGCAGGGCGACGACTGTATGCTCATGTACCAGTGCACCGGCTATCACGAAGCGCAGACGCTGCGCGAGATCTTCGGCCTCCGCCCCATAAAGCCCTTCGAGGAATGGATGCAGAAGATGGGCTTCCTTAACGATAAGGGATTCCTCACCCCGCTTGCCGGCGACGCGTCGGTATTCCTGGATAAGTAG
- a CDS encoding AAA family ATPase — MAAHQKLPPLCAKFGRALNGETKGLEQILQDDAALDRIAVALASEEQNNVALTGPAGCGKTTTVRMLASLIEEGRYARLAGRRVCELNIDLINQERDKRDLRFKHILDEAEYYGIIIYVDEAHRLSENSGPTNLLNTLKPYITSGGISMLISTTSEEFQRYIACDRAIERRFQAIELKEPNRERLLGIIERVARVRYPRTVVTRGAVEETARLAALCAPERSEPARSLELLHYEISAAQIDLPPGEHAARIEAEDAKAAAALKTDGAAGGE; from the coding sequence ATGGCCGCGCATCAAAAACTGCCTCCGCTTTGCGCAAAATTCGGGCGGGCGCTGAACGGAGAGACGAAGGGGCTCGAACAGATCCTACAGGACGACGCGGCGCTTGACCGCATCGCAGTGGCGCTTGCATCGGAGGAACAGAACAACGTAGCGCTCACCGGCCCGGCCGGCTGCGGAAAGACGACGACGGTACGGATGCTCGCTTCGCTCATCGAAGAGGGACGCTACGCGAGGCTTGCTGGCCGCCGCGTCTGCGAACTGAACATAGACCTCATCAATCAGGAGCGCGACAAGCGCGACCTGCGCTTCAAACACATTCTCGACGAGGCCGAATATTACGGAATAATAATCTATGTGGACGAGGCGCACCGGCTCAGTGAAAATTCCGGCCCGACCAACCTGCTCAATACCTTAAAGCCGTACATCACAAGCGGTGGAATAAGTATGCTAATCTCCACCACGTCAGAAGAATTTCAGCGCTACATCGCCTGCGACCGCGCCATTGAGCGCCGCTTTCAGGCAATAGAGCTCAAAGAGCCGAACCGCGAGCGGCTGCTTGGAATAATCGAGCGCGTGGCGCGCGTGCGCTATCCGCGCACAGTGGTGACGCGCGGCGCCGTTGAAGAGACGGCGCGGCTTGCCGCGCTCTGCGCGCCGGAAAGATCGGAGCCGGCGCGGTCGCTGGAGCTGCTGCACTACGAAATATCGGCGGCGCAGATAGACCTGCCGCCGGGAGAACACGCCGCGCGCATAGAGGCGGAGGACGCAAAGGCGGCCGCGGCGCTCAAAACGGACGGCGCGGCGGGAGGCGAATAA
- a CDS encoding 1-propanol dehydrogenase PduQ, whose protein sequence is MEKFSSITTIYMGKDALASALCGAQKVFVVTDPFMVSSGKIGYVTNFLDDENIQYTVFSDVQSDPDIETVAAGMARIIEFQPDHVVVLGGGSPIDAAKAIVYFAHRQGKIPPSPFTAIPTTSGTGSEVSRFAVITDHKKNVKYPMVEESLLPTSAVLNAELVMSVPPKVTADAGLDVLTHAIEAFVSTERTDFTDAMAEKAIKLIYHHLLTVYQHPDDYAARQRVHNASCMAGIAFSNAGLGLNHAMAHTLGAKFHIAHGRANAILLPYVMSFNAGCSTSLTATAKRYAKIAYLCDISTSSVRQSALNVIRTIRSWEKKMDIPQTIRAAGVTESAFYKLLPEMVRDAMADGCLATTPQPCTKEDVERVFENAYNGKLP, encoded by the coding sequence ATGGAAAAATTTTCTTCGATCACAACTATATATATGGGCAAAGACGCGCTCGCCTCCGCGCTCTGCGGCGCGCAGAAAGTTTTTGTCGTGACAGACCCGTTCATGGTATCAAGCGGAAAAATAGGCTATGTGACTAATTTTCTGGACGATGAAAATATACAGTACACCGTATTCTCCGACGTTCAGAGCGACCCTGATATAGAGACGGTGGCGGCGGGCATGGCGCGCATCATAGAGTTCCAGCCCGACCACGTAGTGGTGCTTGGCGGCGGCTCTCCGATAGACGCGGCGAAGGCGATAGTCTATTTCGCGCACAGGCAGGGAAAAATACCGCCGTCTCCCTTTACCGCCATACCGACTACGAGCGGCACGGGCTCTGAGGTGAGCCGTTTTGCCGTAATAACGGACCACAAAAAAAATGTGAAATACCCGATGGTGGAGGAGAGCCTTCTGCCCACCTCCGCCGTACTCAACGCGGAGCTGGTCATGAGCGTGCCGCCGAAGGTGACCGCCGACGCCGGCCTCGACGTGCTGACTCATGCGATAGAGGCCTTCGTCTCCACAGAACGCACCGACTTCACGGACGCGATGGCGGAGAAGGCCATCAAGCTCATCTATCATCATCTGCTGACCGTCTACCAGCATCCAGACGATTACGCGGCGCGCCAGCGCGTGCACAACGCCTCCTGCATGGCGGGCATAGCCTTCTCAAACGCGGGGCTGGGCCTCAATCACGCGATGGCTCATACGCTTGGGGCAAAGTTCCACATAGCTCACGGACGCGCTAACGCCATCCTGCTGCCGTACGTGATGAGCTTCAACGCCGGCTGCTCGACGTCGCTTACGGCGACGGCCAAACGCTACGCGAAGATAGCCTATCTCTGCGACATATCGACCTCAAGCGTGCGCCAGAGCGCGCTCAACGTCATCCGAACGATACGCTCGTGGGAAAAAAAGATGGACATACCGCAAACGATACGCGCGGCCGGCGTCACGGAAAGCGCCTTTTATAAGCTGCTGCCGGAGATGGTGCGCGACGCTATGGCCGACGGCTGCCTTGCGACGACGCCGCAGCCCTGCACCAAAGAGGACGTCGAGCGCGTCTTTGAGAACGCCTACAACGGCAAGCTGCCGTAG
- the eutC gene encoding ethanolamine ammonia-lyase subunit EutC, producing the protein MMDQNQLKTIIEQVLQEMNLGQAASGAPGEAVLKEITKNSDGMTTETITKVDDGFVPDVTTFDIKKQYLVENPKHKEEFYELKQFAPARLGIGRAGARYKTLPMLEFRAAHSAAQDAVFSAVDLEFVEKMKLFVVRSKCNSKDEYLTRPDLGRQLSPEGAQMVKEKCKKNPTVEVFVSDGLSSAAVTENIADLLPALLQGLQSYGIDVGTPFFVEYGRVALEDEVTELTGATVTCDLIGERPGLITAGSMSAYITYKGTVGMPEARRTVISNIHKDGTPPVEAGAHIAEVIKIMLEKKASGTDLKL; encoded by the coding sequence ATGATGGATCAAAATCAGCTCAAAACGATAATCGAACAGGTGCTACAGGAGATGAACCTTGGGCAGGCCGCCTCCGGCGCGCCAGGCGAAGCGGTGCTTAAGGAGATCACGAAAAATTCCGACGGCATGACCACCGAAACGATCACAAAGGTGGACGACGGATTCGTGCCGGACGTGACGACATTTGACATAAAAAAACAGTACCTTGTGGAGAACCCGAAGCATAAAGAGGAATTTTACGAATTAAAGCAGTTTGCCCCGGCGCGCCTTGGCATAGGACGGGCTGGCGCGCGCTACAAGACGCTGCCGATGCTAGAATTTCGCGCAGCTCATTCCGCCGCTCAGGACGCCGTATTTTCCGCGGTCGACCTTGAGTTTGTGGAAAAAATGAAGCTCTTCGTCGTGCGCTCAAAGTGCAATTCAAAGGATGAATACCTGACGCGCCCTGACCTGGGCCGCCAGCTCAGCCCGGAGGGCGCGCAGATGGTGAAGGAAAAATGTAAAAAGAACCCCACCGTCGAAGTTTTTGTATCTGACGGATTAAGCTCCGCCGCCGTCACGGAAAACATCGCAGACCTGCTTCCCGCGCTTTTACAGGGACTGCAAAGCTACGGCATCGATGTAGGCACTCCGTTCTTCGTTGAATACGGGCGCGTCGCGCTCGAAGACGAAGTGACGGAACTTACTGGCGCCACAGTCACCTGCGACCTCATCGGCGAACGGCCAGGCCTCATAACGGCGGGCTCGATGTCGGCCTACATCACCTACAAAGGAACGGTGGGGATGCCGGAGGCGCGGCGCACGGTCATATCCAACATCCACAAAGACGGAACGCCGCCTGTGGAGGCGGGAGCGCACATCGCCGAAGTGATAAAGATAATGCTGGAGAAAAAAGCCAGCGGCACAGATTTAAAACTATAA
- the eutP gene encoding EutP/PduV family microcompartment system protein: MIEARSKRAPRLIFIGASAAGKTTLTQAILRDELRYRKTQTIEVAGGMVIDTPGEYLERGRLRGSLAVAASEANVIVLLQSATAQVSYFPPSFASMFAKPVIGVVTKADAAAPEQIEEAKRRLERAGVTKIFVTSAYKGTGVQEFVDYIDTFSERKVS, translated from the coding sequence ATGATCGAAGCAAGATCAAAACGTGCGCCGCGCCTCATCTTCATAGGAGCCTCCGCCGCGGGCAAGACGACGCTTACGCAGGCCATCCTTCGCGACGAGCTGCGCTACCGCAAGACGCAGACCATAGAGGTGGCGGGCGGCATGGTCATAGATACGCCGGGCGAATATCTTGAACGCGGGCGTCTGCGCGGCAGCCTCGCGGTCGCCGCCTCTGAGGCGAACGTCATCGTCCTGCTGCAAAGCGCGACGGCTCAAGTCAGCTACTTTCCTCCGTCGTTCGCCTCGATGTTCGCAAAGCCAGTCATAGGTGTCGTGACAAAGGCGGACGCGGCCGCGCCGGAGCAGATAGAAGAGGCGAAAAGGCGCCTCGAACGCGCCGGAGTTACAAAGATATTTGTCACCAGCGCTTACAAAGGGACTGGCGTTCAGGAATTTGTCGATTACATAGATACGTTTTCCGAAAGAAAGGTGAGCTGA